GGCTCTTGACGAAATACCGGACGCAGCGCGGCGCGCGGCAGGCGCGCAGGTGCTCGCGCTGCGGCCCGCTCAGGAAGTCGACGGCGTCGCGCGCCAGCCCGGCCACCAGCCGTACGCCCGGGGCGTCCTCGGCCGACAGCAGCCCTGATGCGGGGGCCTCGCCGGCGGGCCAGAGCAGTTGGGGAGCCACGGGCTCCCGGGCGGCCGCCGCGTTGAGCAGGGTCAGCGCCTCGTCGACGGGCAGCAGGCGGTGGGCGTCGGCCGGGCTCGGCGGGGCCGGGCTGACCACCCGCGCGAACAGGGCCCGGACGGCCCGCCGTACGTCGACGACCGCCTCTCTCAACGCCTCGTCGACGACCGGGTCCCCGGTGGCGCCGGCGGTGGCCAGGAGGCCGGGCTGCTGCTGGAGCCAGCGATGCGCGCCCCGGGCCGAGTCCAGGTCGTCGAGGACCCCACCGTCCCCGTCGTGGCGGATGGTGCCCACCAGTTCCATGACGGGCCGCTGTGCCACTGCTCGTTCCCTCCTCCGCCTCTCGGACGTTCCCGTCCCTCGAACGTCCGTGCCTCCCACTTTAAAGTCCTAATGCAAGAAAGAAAATAAGCGTTAACCGGGGGACCGGGTTCACCCCATCGCCGGAACCGCCCCCACTTCCGTGTCGTCCTCCGACCCACCGGACGACGCCCGAACCCGGCCCCCCGCATCACGCCGGGGGTTAATCCTCGGCCCCGCGGGTGATCGTGTGCGATGATTTGCGCGCCTGCCGGGCCCCGTCGGTGGCCCGGGCCGGCCGACGTCCGCCCCCGCCACCCGTGGCGGCACGCGGTGCGTGCCACTCTCTTTGACGCACCCTCATATCGCATCCTCTTATCGAACGCAGGCCGGCGGGGCACGGAACAAGCCGCTACAGCGCTGCTCGACCCCAAGGACAGACAGTCATGACCACCGCTTCCCTGCCCCAGCACCAGGACCTCTTCCTGGAGCCCCGCTTCGCCGTGGACCCGACCGCGCCGGACGACGACGAGGACTTCGACGCCGCGTACGACGCGCTCCCCGCGCCCACCACCTCGGCCCGGGAGCAGGACCGGTCGAACCGCCGCCCCCGCCGACGGTAGGATTTCGTCCCATGGCCAGCCCCGAGTCGGACAGACTCCGGCCACCGGTGCGCCGGTGGCCGTGTCCGTGCTGAGCTCCGCCGGCTGACCCCTCCCGGGTCACCGGTCCCTCCGCCACGGTTCCACGCTCGCCGGATCACCGCGGGTGCGGGCCGTTTCCTCTCGCGTACGTGCTGAAGCACCGCCGTACGAGTTCGTGCCACCGGCCGATCACCGCCGGGCACTTCTTCGCGCAGCCCCGCCGGACCTCCGGCGCGGCCGTCCGCGCGGCCCGTATCCCCGCACCCGGTCTGTCTGTCCATCCGACGGTTCCGTCCAAGGGGCTACTCACCCATGCCAATCGCCGTCTACGTCCTCGGGCTCGCGGTCTTCGCCCAGGGCACCTCCGAGTTCATGCTGTCCGGGCTCCTCTCCGGCATCGCCGCCGACCTCGACGTCTCCCTCTCCGCCGCCGGCCTCCTCACCTCCGCGTTCGCCGTCGGCATGGTCGTCGGCGCACCCGTCATGGCGCTGTCCAGCCGCACCTGGCCGCGCCGCCGCGCGCTGCTCCTCTTCCTCGCGGTGTTCGTCGCCGTCCACGCCGCCGGTGCTCTCACCCCCGGTTACGGGGTGCTCCTCGCGACCCGTTTCGTCGGGGCCCTCGCCAACGCGGGGTTCTGGGCGGTCGCGCTGAGCACCGCCGTCGCGATGGTCCCCGACCGGCTGAAGGGCCGGGCCGCCGCCGTGGTGGTCGGCGGGGTGACGGTCGCCTGCGTGGTGGGCGTACCGGCCGGCGCGGTGCTGGGGGAGCGGTGGGGCTGGCGGTCGGCCTTCTGGGCGGTCGCGATCGTCTCGCTGCCTGCCTTCCTCGCGGTCTGGCGTTCCGTCCCGGGCGGGGGCGGTAGGGGGGCTACGGCCGGTGGCGCCGCTTCCGTAGCCGCGCCTGCTCCCGTGCCCGGGCCCGCTCTCGTCTCCGTACGCGACGAACTGCGCGTCCTGTTCGGCCCCCGGCTGCGGCCGGTCCTGCTCACGATGGCCCTGGTGCAGGGGGCGACCTTCTGCACGTTCTCCTATCTGGAGCCGCTCCTCACCCGGGAGACGGGCCTGGGTGCGGGGTGGGTGCCGGTGGCCCTGGCGCTCTTCGGGGCGGGGGCGTTCGCCGGGGTCACGGCGGCCGGCCGGTACGCGGACGCCCACCCGGTCGCCGTCGTCGCCACGGGCATGGCCGCTCTTACCGTCGGCTGGTCGGCGCTGGCGCTTACGGCGGGCAGCCCGGTGCTCGCCCTGGCCCTGGTCCCGCTGCTCGGCCTGCTCGCCTTCGGTACGGGCACCGCCCTCATCACGCGGGTCCTGGGCCTCGCCCCCGACGCCCCGACGCTGGCCGGTGCCTTCTCGACGACCGCGTTCAACCTGGGGGCGACGGTGGGCCCGTGGGCCGGCGGTCTGGCCTTGGACGCGGGGTTCGGCCACCGGGCGCCGGTCGGGGTGAGCGCCCTGCTGATGGTGGTCGCGCTGCTCGTCGCGGCGGCCACGGCGAAGAGCCGCCGCCCCCGAGCGGGGGAGCGGCGGCTCTCAGCGGTGAACCGGAGCGCCCGGGGGCGCCGCGGATCGCCGGGAGAACACCCGGGGACCCGCTTGTGAATCAGAGAACGCGGACCGCGCCGGTCGGCCGGTCGTAGTCCATGGAGCGCTGCACCGTGCCGGTGCTGGAGTTCTGCGCACCGACGAACTCGCCGCCACCGACGTAGATCGCCACGTGGTACGCGCTGCCCGCGCCGCCCCAGTACAGGATGTCGCCGGGCTGGAGGTTGTCCAGGGAGACCTGGGTCCCGGCGGTCGACTGGGACTGGGAGACACGCGGCAGGTCGATGCCCGCCGTGCGGTAGGCGGCCTGGACGAGGCCCGAGCAGTCCCACGCGTTGGGGCCGGTGCCGCCGGAGACGTACGCGTCGCCGACCTGGGCCTTGGCGAACGCCACGATGGAGGCGGCCGAACCGCTCACGTTCGAGGAGGAGGAGGAGGAGGAGGACGGGGCGGAGGCGGAGGCGGAGCTGCCGGAGTCCGAGGAGCCGGCGGAGGCGCTGAGCGTCGTGCGCTCGGAGGTCCGGGAGGCGCGCTCGGCACGCTCCTGCGCCTCTGCCTCGGCCTTCGCGGCGGCTTCGGCCTTCTTCTCGGCCTCGGCCTTGCGAACGGCCTCGGCGTGGGCCTTCTTGGCCGCCTTCGCGGCCTTCTCGGCGGCGGCGTCCTCGCTGGCCTGCTTCTCCAGGTCGAGGGCGACCTGCTGCGTGGCCTGGGCGGAGGCGGCGACAGCGGTGGAGAGGCCGTCCGTGATCGTGGGCATCTCGATCGTCCGGGTCACCGGCTCGGCCTGGGCCGGACCGGCGGCACCCGCGACCGCGATGGTGCTGAGGAAGCCACCGGCAACTCCGGCCCGCAGTGCCGACTTCGAGGCGCGCTGACGGGGCTTCCGGTGGCTGGGTATGTGAGCGGTGTGGGACATGGGTACTAGCGCTATCAGGGCTGTAGGGGTCCCATCAAGAAACGTGTGTTGCGACACAGTTACGTTCGGAATCTGTGAATCCGCTTTCTGAGCACCTTTATTGACGCCGTAACGGGCAAAACGGGCAGTGGCGATCAGGCCCGTGATCACTGCCTTTCGGCAATACGCCCGAATTGCCCGCCACTTACCATCCGTTCACACCGATGGCCAAGCCCGGTTTCCTTGCGGGAGGGGGTAGGTGGCGCAGGTCACAGTGTGCGGGTGCCGAGGGAGGCAACCCTCGCGCCCGTGACGCGCGTGGGCGGGTCCCAGGGGCGGCCGCCTTCGCGCGGGCGGCGAGGAGATGCCGGGCAGGCGCTCCGGAGGGTCGCCCGGCGTCCGCTCCCTCTCCGTTCCGGAAGTTCGTGAATGCGCGCACATGTCCCCTTCGGTCCCGGCCGCCCCTCGTCCGGGTGAGCATCGAAGTCGACCGGTTCCCTTATCACTATCGGCCCGTCCACCGCCAATTTGCTTGTACAGGCCGTCCATTGATAGCGCGGCACGCCTTTGACCAGCGGTAACGCCGTCGAATGTCACGTCTCGTGATCACTCGGCCGCTTCGCGTACGAAGATCACCGCTCATACGACTTCATGATCCTTCGTCAGGTGGTGGAGATCACAAAGTCGTTGTCGTACCCCGTGTCGCAGATCACAGGGGACCGGGCATAGGATGCGGGGCAGTCGGGCTTGTGAACTGCCTCACATGTGCACGATCTTGGTGAGGTGGCGAGCCGGTCGCCCGATGCGGTCCAAAGGTCAAGGACGACTGGAAGGAGCGAGGAGCGTGAATGCCTACGCGCCCATCCTCGTGCTCGGCGCCCTCGGGGCAGGGTTTGCGATCTTCTCCGTGGTCATGGCCACGCTTATCGGCCCCAAGCGCTACAACCGGGCAAAGCTCGAAGCGTACGAGTGCGGTATCGAACCCACCCCGACTCCGGCCGGAGGCGGCCGCTTTCCCATCAAGTACTACCTGACGGCGATGCTTTTCATCGTCTTCGACATCGAGATCGTCTTCCTCTATCCCTGGGCGGTCTCCTTCGACGCCCTGGGGATCTTCGGGCTCGTGGAGATGCTGCTCTTCGTGCTCACCGTCTTCGTCGCCTACGCGTATGTGTGGCGTCGCGGCGGCCTGGAATGGGACTGAGGGGCTGAGGGGCACACCATGGGACTCGAAGAGAAACTGCCGAGCGGCTTCGTTCTGACCACGGTCGAGCAGGCCGCGGGCTGGGTGCGGAAAGCCTCCGTCTTCCCGGCCACGTTCGGACTGGCCTGCTGCGCCATCGAGATGATGACGACCGGCGCGGGCCGCTACGACCTGGCCCGGTTCGGGATGGAGGTCTTCCGCGGATCACCGCGCCAGGCGGACCTGATGATCGTCGCGGGCCGGGTGAGCCAGAAGATGGCGCCCGTCCTGCGACAGGTCTACGACCAGATGCCGAATCCCAAGTGGGTCATCTCCATGGGGGTTTGCGCATCATCTGGCGGTATGTTCAACAATTACGCCATTGTGCAGGGTGTTGATCACATTGTGCCGGTGGATATCTATTTGCCGGGTTGTCCGCCCCGTCCCGAGATGCTGCTGGACGCCATCCTCAAGCTCCACCAGAAGATCCAGGGCTCCAAGCTCGGGGTCAACGCGGAGGAGGCCGCCCGCGAGGCGGAGGAAGCGGCCCTCAAGGCGCTGCCCCTGATCGAGATGAAGGGGCTGCTGCGGTGACCGAGAACCCCAACGCCAACGGCGACGAGCGAAACGGCAACGCCGTACCCGCGCCGCGCGACACCGGCGGCGAGGTCATCCGCGTCCGCAAGGGCATGTTCGGCGCGAACAACGGCGGCGACACCTCCGGCTACGGCGGCCTCATCCGCACCGTCACTCTGCCGGGAGCCGCCTCCCGGCCCTACGGCGGCTGGTTCGACGAGGTGGCCGACGAGCTCGAAGGGGCCCTGGAGGAACAGGACCTGCTCCCCGCCAACGCCATCGAGAAGACCGTCGTCGACCGCGACGAGCTGACCTTCCACATCGCGCGCGAACACCTGGTCCAGGTCGCCCGCACCCTGCGCGACGACCCCGCCCTGCGCTTCGAGCTCTGCACGGGCGTCAGCGGCGTCCACTTCCCGGGCGACAAGGGCCGCGAACTGCACGCCGTCTACCACCTGCGCTCGCTCACCCACGGCCGGATCATCCGGCTGGAGGTGTCCGCCCCGGACAGCGACCCGCACATCCCGTCGCTCGTCGCGGTCTACCCGACCAACGACTGGCACGAGCGCGAGGCGTACGACTTCTTCGGCCTCATCTTCGACGGGCACCCCGCCCTGACCCGGATCATGATGCCGGACGACTGGCAGGGCTTCCCGCAGCGCAAGGACTACCCGCTCGGCGGCATCGCCGTCGAGTACAAGGGCGCCCAGATCCCGGCTCCGGACCAGCGGAGGTCGTACTCCTGATGACCACTCCCCACGCAACACCTCGCGCCACGACCGAGGGGACCGTATATACGGTCACCGGCGGCGACTGGGACGAGGTCGTCGAATCCGCCGTGAAGTCCGACGACGAACGCATCATCGTCAACATGGGACCCCAGCACCCGTCCACGCACGGCGTGCTCCGCCTCATCCTGGAGATCGACGGCGAGACCGTCACCGAGGCCCGCTGCGGCATCGGCTACCTCCACACCGGCATCGAGAAGAACCTCGAATTCCGCAACTGGACACAGGGCACCACCTTCGTCACGCGCATGGACTACCTGACGCCGTTCTTCAACGAGACGGCGTACTGCCTGGGCGTCGAGAAGCTCCTCGGCATCGAGGACCAGATCCCCGACCGGGCCACCGTCCTGCGCGTCCTGCTGATGGAGCTCAACCGGCTCTCCTCGCACCTGGTCTGCATCGCCACCGGCGGCATGGAGCTCGGCGCGACCACGATCATGATCTACGGCTTCCGCGATCGTGAACTGGTTCTCGACCTCTTCGAGCTCTTCACCGGACTGCGCATGAACCACGCGTTCGTCCGCCCCGGCGGCCTCGCCCAGGACCTCCCCCCGGGCGCGGTCGACCAGCTGCGCGAGTTCATCAGGACCATGAAGAAGAACCTGCCGGAGTACGACAAGCTCGCCACCGGCAACCCCATCTTCAAGGCCCGTATGCAGGACGTCGGCTACCTCGACCTCACCG
This sequence is a window from Streptomyces parvus. Protein-coding genes within it:
- a CDS encoding CGNR zinc finger domain-containing protein: MELVGTIRHDGDGGVLDDLDSARGAHRWLQQQPGLLATAGATGDPVVDEALREAVVDVRRAVRALFARVVSPAPPSPADAHRLLPVDEALTLLNAAAAREPVAPQLLWPAGEAPASGLLSAEDAPGVRLVAGLARDAVDFLSGPQREHLRACRAPRCVRYFVKSHGRQEWCTPSCGNRARVARHYERARAAGDGPVDRV
- a CDS encoding Cmx/CmrA family chloramphenicol efflux MFS transporter, which codes for MPIAVYVLGLAVFAQGTSEFMLSGLLSGIAADLDVSLSAAGLLTSAFAVGMVVGAPVMALSSRTWPRRRALLLFLAVFVAVHAAGALTPGYGVLLATRFVGALANAGFWAVALSTAVAMVPDRLKGRAAAVVVGGVTVACVVGVPAGAVLGERWGWRSAFWAVAIVSLPAFLAVWRSVPGGGGRGATAGGAASVAAPAPVPGPALVSVRDELRVLFGPRLRPVLLTMALVQGATFCTFSYLEPLLTRETGLGAGWVPVALALFGAGAFAGVTAAGRYADAHPVAVVATGMAALTVGWSALALTAGSPVLALALVPLLGLLAFGTGTALITRVLGLAPDAPTLAGAFSTTAFNLGATVGPWAGGLALDAGFGHRAPVGVSALLMVVALLVAAATAKSRRPRAGERRLSAVNRSARGRRGSPGEHPGTRL
- a CDS encoding C40 family peptidase, which gives rise to MSHTAHIPSHRKPRQRASKSALRAGVAGGFLSTIAVAGAAGPAQAEPVTRTIEMPTITDGLSTAVAASAQATQQVALDLEKQASEDAAAEKAAKAAKKAHAEAVRKAEAEKKAEAAAKAEAEAQERAERASRTSERTTLSASAGSSDSGSSASASAPSSSSSSSSNVSGSAASIVAFAKAQVGDAYVSGGTGPNAWDCSGLVQAAYRTAGIDLPRVSQSQSTAGTQVSLDNLQPGDILYWGGAGSAYHVAIYVGGGEFVGAQNSSTGTVQRSMDYDRPTGAVRVL
- a CDS encoding NADH-quinone oxidoreductase subunit A, which translates into the protein MNAYAPILVLGALGAGFAIFSVVMATLIGPKRYNRAKLEAYECGIEPTPTPAGGGRFPIKYYLTAMLFIVFDIEIVFLYPWAVSFDALGIFGLVEMLLFVLTVFVAYAYVWRRGGLEWD
- a CDS encoding NADH-quinone oxidoreductase subunit B family protein translates to MGLEEKLPSGFVLTTVEQAAGWVRKASVFPATFGLACCAIEMMTTGAGRYDLARFGMEVFRGSPRQADLMIVAGRVSQKMAPVLRQVYDQMPNPKWVISMGVCASSGGMFNNYAIVQGVDHIVPVDIYLPGCPPRPEMLLDAILKLHQKIQGSKLGVNAEEAAREAEEAALKALPLIEMKGLLR
- a CDS encoding NADH-quinone oxidoreductase subunit C, with the translated sequence MTENPNANGDERNGNAVPAPRDTGGEVIRVRKGMFGANNGGDTSGYGGLIRTVTLPGAASRPYGGWFDEVADELEGALEEQDLLPANAIEKTVVDRDELTFHIAREHLVQVARTLRDDPALRFELCTGVSGVHFPGDKGRELHAVYHLRSLTHGRIIRLEVSAPDSDPHIPSLVAVYPTNDWHEREAYDFFGLIFDGHPALTRIMMPDDWQGFPQRKDYPLGGIAVEYKGAQIPAPDQRRSYS
- a CDS encoding NADH-quinone oxidoreductase subunit D, whose protein sequence is MTTPHATPRATTEGTVYTVTGGDWDEVVESAVKSDDERIIVNMGPQHPSTHGVLRLILEIDGETVTEARCGIGYLHTGIEKNLEFRNWTQGTTFVTRMDYLTPFFNETAYCLGVEKLLGIEDQIPDRATVLRVLLMELNRLSSHLVCIATGGMELGATTIMIYGFRDRELVLDLFELFTGLRMNHAFVRPGGLAQDLPPGAVDQLREFIRTMKKNLPEYDKLATGNPIFKARMQDVGYLDLTGCMALGATGPVLRSAGLPHDLRKTDPYCGYETYDFEVPTADTCDSYGRFLIRLEEMRQSLRIIEQCVERLEPGPVMVADKKIAWPAQLALGPDGLGNSLDHIRNIMGTSMEALIHHFKLVTEGFRVPAGQTYTAVESPKGELGVHVVSDGGTRPYRVHFRDPSFTNLQAMAAMCEGGQVADVIVAVASIDPVMGGVDR